The DNA sequence AGCCTGAATCAGACTTTTGGCATAATCTAGAGCTATTTTTTTGTTATACAACTCCCCCTCCATTTGCAATATGTATACTGTATCAAGGATTTCTTTGAAGCGTACAGATGGTGTCATGCCCAAAGCAATAAGATCCCTCCCTTGAAGTAATGGTTTAAGTGGTTTATTTTTAACCTGTAAATTTTCTGCTACCATCAAAAGCCAATTCCCAGCCGGATAATTATGTGTTATATTCTGATTGGTTTGTGCTTCTGTTGAAATATCTTTTTTATCTTCTCCCCCAAGATAGTCAGCTGTGGCAACCAATACAAGCTCTTCAATACTTACTTTGGTTGCTAGGCGACATATATCACCTGCTTTTATATTTTGGATATAGAACTCAGAAGGCTTGAGGTGGTATGCCACCAAGGGGAGGATACTTTCGATGAAAGTATGTTCATTGGTGAGACGATAAAGAAAGCTACGAACAGCTTCAAGATCAATAGTTTTGTATGAAAAAGTATAAATTGATACATCAAGAGTACCGGTTTGTACTGCTGCTAAAATACTCTTATGCTTTTGAATATTTTTCCCTGAAAATATATCCTCATACTTTGGGTTAATTGTTATGAATGGTTTTCCAAAATCATGGCACAATACAGCAAATAAAAGTTTGAGCCAAAACTTATGATTACTGGCTTGTTTTTTATTTTTCTGTCTCTGCTTTTTGAGTATTGATACCATGATATCAATACTTATCATTGTATGTGCCCATCTATCTTTTTCTAGATACCATCTTGGATAACCAATAAGTGCATGAAGTTCTGGAAAATAACGTATGGTGATACCCCATATTCTCATCAATTCAAAACCAATAGAAGGTTTGGATGCTTTAAGTAACAGCTTTTTCCACTCTTCATAAATACGTTCTTTGGGTAGCTCGTCAAGCTGTTTATTTTCAACCATCTTTTGACACAATATGGATGTCTCCTCTGCTATCCTAAACTCAAAACGTGCTGCAAACTGTATTGCTCGATATACTCGTAGTGGATCATCCATAAATGTAGCATCATCAATATGTCTTAATACTTTATGTTGTATATCTTGTAAGCCTCCGAAGGGATCAAGAATCTTTCCTGTTAATATATCATATCCTAATGCATTCATTGTAAAATCTCGTCGCTTCGCAGCAGTAGAAAAATCAAGAAACCCATCTACTTCAACACAAAACCCTCTATGCCCATTACCTATTTTCCTTTCTGTACGGGGAAAAGAGAAGTCATACTCCTTTTTATCAATATAGAGCTTGACAACACCAAAGCATTTCCCTACTTGACTAACATTGCCGTAGGCATGAAGAAAATTTTCAAGACTATTTAGTGTATTTAGACCATATACTTCAATATCATAATCTTTTACTTCTCTCTCCATTATCATATCCCGTACCGCACCGCCTACAAGCAATGTTCGGGCACCTTGAGTTTGTAGATCTTTGGCAATAACCTTAAGGATAGATGGTAGATTCATATACTCTCTTTCATGTAGCTCTTACTCAAATTCTAATACGATTTTTGAATCTATAATACTTATCAGTCTTATAGATAAGTATATTATCGAGAGGGAAGAGGTATATTCTTCTTGAGGGAGAAGAGAGATTTAGTTTTTTTTCAATGGAGTATATTTACTTTTAATAAACTTCTCAATACGTCTAATTCCTTCACGAATTGTTATGATGTCAGTAGCAAATGAGAACCGGAAGTATCCTTCGCTTCCAAAACCAATACCAGGCACAACGGCAACACCAGTTTCTTTGAGAAGCTCTTCGCAGAATACAATAGATTTTTCTGTGATATCTTTAATATTCACAAAGAGATAAAAGGCACCCTGTGGTTTAATAACAGAGAGACCGTCTATTTCATTAAAGAGCTTGACTGCCTCTTCAGCCCGTTTCTTGAATGCTTTTTTCATCTGTGTAATTTCTTCATCTACCTCACCTAACAGAGCTGGAATAGCTGCTTTTTGAGTGATAGAATTAATATTTGAAGTACTTTGACTCTGTAGTTTATTTATAGTAGCAATCAGCTTTTTGTTTGGACTTGCAAGGTAGCCAAAGCGCCATCCAGTCATTGCAACCGATTTACTTAATCCATTAATTGTAACTGTTCTTTGATACATGTCATTGCTAATACTTGCTGTGGCAGTAAAGTCGACACCATAAATAAGTTTTTCATACATTTCATCACTGGCAACAAGAATATTAGTGTCTTTAAGTACTTCAGAAATCTCTTTAAGTTCCTCTTTGGTATAGACTGAACCTGTTGGATTAGACGGTGAGGTTAGTACTAGCATTTTTGTTTTGGAGGTAATGGCATTCTTAAGTTGCTTGGGAGTAATTTTAAACTTATTGGTATCGTCGGTCTCAATAATGACAGGTACACCAAAAGCATATTTAACCAATTCAGGATAAGTAACCCAATAAGGAGATGGAATAATGACTTCATCGCCTGGATTGATCACTGCTTGGAAGAGGTTAAATAGTGAGTGTTTTGCACCATTACTAACAATAATATCAGATGGAGCATACTCAAGGTTGTTGTCTCTTTCAAGTTTAGTAGCCACCGCTTTAAGTAGTTTGGGAATACCAGGTACGGCCGTATATTGGGTAAATCCTTCATTGATTGCTTTGATTGCTTCATCTTTGATACGTTTTGGCGTGCCAAAATCTGGTTCTCCTGCAGAGAAAGAGAGTATATCTTTTCCTTCTGCTTTGAGCTCTCGTGCTAATGTTGAGATTGCAATTGTTAAAGATGGTGAGAGTGTTTGCATGCGGTCGGAAAGTGTTAGTTTCATAAAAACCCTTATTGAAAAATACTACATATTATAACAAAAAGTGCTTGACAGAGCAGTAAAATGAAACAGGAAGTATTACTGAAACTAAAGTACTATTTGTTTTAAGTCTGCCAATAG is a window from the Sulfurovum sp. genome containing:
- a CDS encoding pyridoxal phosphate-dependent aminotransferase, producing MKLTLSDRMQTLSPSLTIAISTLARELKAEGKDILSFSAGEPDFGTPKRIKDEAIKAINEGFTQYTAVPGIPKLLKAVATKLERDNNLEYAPSDIIVSNGAKHSLFNLFQAVINPGDEVIIPSPYWVTYPELVKYAFGVPVIIETDDTNKFKITPKQLKNAITSKTKMLVLTSPSNPTGSVYTKEELKEISEVLKDTNILVASDEMYEKLIYGVDFTATASISNDMYQRTVTINGLSKSVAMTGWRFGYLASPNKKLIATINKLQSQSTSNINSITQKAAIPALLGEVDEEITQMKKAFKKRAEEAVKLFNEIDGLSVIKPQGAFYLFVNIKDITEKSIVFCEELLKETGVAVVPGIGFGSEGYFRFSFATDIITIREGIRRIEKFIKSKYTPLKKN